The Culex pipiens pallens isolate TS chromosome 2, TS_CPP_V2, whole genome shotgun sequence DNA window TGCACTATTGCAGCAATCAATTTAATTATTACTTTGTTCACGCGggccgagaaaaaaaaactcgcagtCGATTGCTGcagtcgaaatttttcgccgctCTTTGTTTCCTCTCAAGCTGTGGAAATGGCCGTGTTGGTTTTTCTCTTGAGTCGAAATTTTCAAGTGGAGATGACGAAGACGGTTTGATGTAGATATGTTCCATTTCAGATTTGAATTGCAGTTTTACGTAGGGGTAATTACTGTTATTTGCACCGGCacagtttttttataattaattgTAAGAATTGGAGAACATTCGACATGGTTTATGCAAACTTGCCACTTACCTTATGTTCATCTACAGTCACGCTGAGTTTCAAACAAACGTCGACCCAATGTCATCCCGCAGTCCCATGTGCGCGATTCGGGCGTGCAGTTCCCTCAACTTGGACGCAAACACGTCCATCCGCTGGTCCAACTCTTCGTAGATCGCGTCCTGACTCATCGACTGATTGCGAATCTGCTCGTCCAGCTTGGTCTCGCTGGAGTCCAGCTTTCGCTGCAGTTCCACAATCATGTTGCTCATCTCCTGGAACTTTCGACTGGTGGACGCTTCGAGCTTCTTCAACGCGTGGCTACACTCACGCTCGTGCTGCTGCTCCAGCTGGTTTAACCGACCCTCGAGCCCGTTGATCCGATCCCGGTTCTCCCCCATCAGCTGATCCAGCTGCGCCTCCAGTGCCATGATCCGGCTCTCGATGTTCAGCGATGCACCCGTCGGTAACTGACCGGTTTTGAGCTTCTTCTTGGATGCCTCGCTGACGTTCACCTTCAGGGCGTTGATCTGCTTGACCAACTCATTCCGGCATCCGGCCAGTTCATTCTTGAGGTACTTGATATCATCTGCCTGCTGGGTCAGTCGTTTCTCGGTGGACTTTGACCCACCGGAGGACTTGCTGTTGACCGCGGCCGAAGCTCGCTCGTACTCCTCGCTCAGGCGTTGCTCGTGCAAGCTTCGCAAGGCCTTTAGTTCACTGCTGAGTTCGCCGTACGCGTACTGAGTGGCGGTCAGATTCTTCCGAACGTTATTCAGCTCATTGCTGATCTTGTGAATGTCGGCGGCCGTGTAAGTCGTCTTATGGCGGCTAAAGTATGACAACCAGCCGGTGTTTTCGTATTCTTCGGGTTGCATTCTGAACAGTTTTCTTACAATGATTTACAGAACGATGATCCCCCTGGGGGAAAACTATGAGAAATTCTTCAACCCTTTTAACTACACTTCACAAGCTCTTCTTACTGTTATAAGCACAGCATAGTATTACAAACAAGATCACGATGGTTGAAAGAACGCACATTGCCTgtcgagaaaagaaaaaaaaaaataggacttTGAACAATACATttctaatttaaatatttaaccacTGCCGGTACCAGGGAGGTACCATGCCCACTCTTCggcagaaatttgttctagatttgctcgggggtcattcacaaatgccgtaatccaaaattttcacatacgagtcccccctcccccttccccTTTCTGTCCGAGTGTATTTAACCCTTTACCACACAACCTTTCTAGACGGGCTTTGATCTAGATTTCgccaaaatcaattttcaaccaatttttgagtAGTTTTTCCTTCTCCTGCCAATTcgattgttagaatatccaatgaaattgaattgacttgttttatgtgaattaaaaaattgaattgacttgttttatcttactttgccatttttttaagaatggcGTTTATTTTAAGACAAacaaagtaccgtaaaccggggtcaatcgggacacatggggcgaactgggacagcagttttaaccatgttggagcacaatattttgatttttctggttggtttcggttagaacagactcaggccaacaaaatgtgtacatccatttccaaatttaaaagctttaagtgctctaaaaacagctgtccctattcagactgtagtcccgattcaccccagattacggtatacATATAGTATggatcatttttgttttaatgtaTCAGCTTATGTTTTAACAAACTTCGTTGCAATTTTAAATCTAATggctaaattttattacaaAGATGTAAACAACAGTTAAAAACGGTAGAAAAGCACTAATACtttcaaaaagaaataaaaactaaacaatataAATGCAAATGAAATCCTAAAAATTATCCCAATTTAAGAGCATTTTTTTCTAGAGTTGGCTACGGTCGTATTGAGGCGCCCCGATTCAGATGAAACTTATTTATGAGATAAACTCAAGCCTACTATAAGCCGTCTAAACATTGGGAAGCGGggtaaaacggaaaaaaataaatgtttaacagtaatttacaaAAGCTATAAAGCTAAAAAGAATTTGATTTCATCAAGTTTTACTAAATGCAAGCAATATCAATAATTTACATGATTTTCAGACCTTAAAATTCGATGCCTGTTTTACTCCACTTCACTTTGTCGTAGAAGgttcatatctagagttttttttttaaaggtccaattaaacaaaatttccaatttttgctttttgggtgtttttaaaaccgccttgtgTCAGgggtagggaccatccataaaccacgtggacactttagggagggggggggggttggcgattgtccacggtccatacaaaaaagattctttttgtaggggggggggggttgagatttcaaaaacacccaaaaagcaaaaaatgaaattatgttttttggaccatttaaaaaaaactgtagataTTTAGCATGAGTAACTCTTCAACTAATGTATAGACAAATAAAAGCAAACACGTTTTTTTCCAATTCGGGgaacctcgatacgacctctacaACAATCCGggaaaaatctagaaaattgtCCCATTTTCGAGTCAagctaatgaaattttaatttgcattaaaaaaaaacattttttaaataaattgaataaaacaaattctgaGAGAACACAATTAGAACATGTTTCAAAAGAAAAGTCTTGGGCTGTTGCCTCTCCCCTTCAAGAACGGTCCAAAAAcgaggcaacaaaaaaaattttaaaaaaacttcaaaatttcaatcagcTGAAAATAATGTAGAATGAAAACAATgttaagtaccgtaaaacggggtgactttgatagccggggtgactttgataggtttgcgatttttccgcaaaatgaagagtacaattaaaatacgagcaagttgtggcgctataaccacggcaaatagtgtccaatGCATTCGCGGAAATTCGAtgtcccatcctcgagggtcccggagcaccaaaacttcttagcatggtgctcccaacgattaattgcccaaacaaacaggaacgtgagcgggggatccccacgtttcttcctcccctgcagattcagaaatgtattgcTGTGTGAACACTCGTGCTcatactcaatccaattcaacgaatcatctttgcggttaactttacgcagttggcctggccgcttcgaCGTTTGTGACGTTTCAATGCAtgttaatgcaatggcgcactgcaaatgttgataatgacaagaagatgctaggcgtcaatcaacctaaggcattctccaggatgccctcgaaagactggctgcgctagggttagattagattagattagattagattaaaatgaagagtacaattaaaaaacgtaaggaatggtttagaaacatactgaccgtggaagagatgtgttcaaagtacctcaagaagaacatttcataaaattttgacaagtttaaaaagttaattaaatatagttaagaaaatgttgacgaaagtcattattttaaacttctcaaagtgttttgattttctcaatgaacatgatttttaatcggaaaacggaat harbors:
- the LOC120418976 gene encoding myosin-1 isoform X1 translates to MQPEEYENTGWLSYFSRHKTTYTAADIHKISNELNNVRKNLTATQYAYGELSSELKALRSLHEQRLSEEYERASAAVNSKSSGGSKSTEKRLTQQADDIKYLKNELAGCRNELVKQINALKVNVSEASKKKLKTGQLPTGASLNIESRIMALEAQLDQLMGENRDRINGLEGRLNQLEQQHERECSHALKKLEASTSRKFQEMSNMIVELQRKLDSSETKLDEQIRNQSMSQDAIYEELDQRMDVFASKLRELHARIAHMGLRDDIGSTFV